A single genomic interval of Stieleria maiorica harbors:
- a CDS encoding BON domain-containing protein, with product MIADSTSENLCRRVQASVERVVEVKSFSCSVENGKLTLRGQVNTRDDALLCAVVARSVPGGESVVNEITVIG from the coding sequence GTGATCGCTGATTCCACATCTGAGAACCTTTGCCGGCGCGTTCAGGCGTCGGTAGAACGTGTCGTTGAGGTCAAGAGTTTTTCCTGTTCCGTCGAAAATGGAAAACTGACGCTGCGTGGTCAGGTCAACACGCGTGACGACGCCCTCCTGTGCGCCGTCGTGGCACGGAGTGTGCCGGGAGGCGAGTCGGTGGTCAATGAAATCACCGTGATCGGATAG
- a CDS encoding PEP-CTERM sorting domain-containing protein (PEP-CTERM proteins occur, often in large numbers, in the proteomes of bacteria that also encode an exosortase, a predicted intramembrane cysteine proteinase. The presence of a PEP-CTERM domain at a protein's C-terminus predicts cleavage within the sorting domain, followed by covalent anchoring to some some component of the (usually Gram-negative) cell surface. Many PEP-CTERM proteins exhibit an unusual sequence composition that includes large numbers of potential glycosylation sites. Expression of one such protein has been shown restore the ability of a bacterium to form floc, a type of biofilm.), whose protein sequence is MIGQWLRIRDFVSICTLALTGVSHAAVATVMYQGSAGEFVTQGQTETVRFDSNEGGVITIAQLFPVDGQPTVLDFNLNRTDGTRVAVRFSSTQLGAPLAVGNYTDAVRNPFPEVLPGFDFAVGNRGSNEYRADFTITQLSYDTGGMLSTFEATFDAETAPVPGTIIGSISYTAVTAIPEPSGLLLLVTLGGAGFVRMRRRGDRGLVIYRNSNCG, encoded by the coding sequence ATGATTGGACAATGGCTTCGAATCCGAGACTTCGTCTCGATTTGCACACTGGCGCTGACCGGCGTCTCCCACGCTGCCGTTGCGACGGTGATGTACCAAGGATCGGCGGGGGAATTTGTCACCCAGGGGCAGACCGAAACGGTCCGCTTTGACTCCAATGAAGGAGGCGTGATTACGATCGCTCAGCTGTTTCCGGTCGACGGCCAACCGACCGTGCTGGACTTCAATTTGAACAGGACCGACGGAACGCGTGTCGCCGTCCGGTTTTCCTCCACACAGTTAGGCGCCCCATTGGCGGTCGGCAACTACACCGATGCGGTCCGAAATCCGTTTCCCGAAGTCCTTCCCGGATTTGATTTTGCCGTCGGAAATCGAGGGTCCAACGAATACAGGGCCGACTTCACGATCACGCAACTTAGCTACGACACCGGCGGCATGCTCAGCACCTTTGAAGCCACCTTCGACGCCGAAACCGCCCCCGTTCCGGGCACGATCATCGGCTCGATTTCGTACACTGCGGTGACAGCAATCCCCGAACCCTCGGGTTTGCTTCTGCTGGTCACCCTGGGCGGAGCCGGCTTTGTCCGAATGCGGAGGAGGGGGGATCGCGGCCTAGTAATCTACCGCAACTCGAATTGCGGGTAG
- a CDS encoding sigma-70 family RNA polymerase sigma factor: protein MSNLITSEANQLLAGAQNGQGDCLGRLLQLYLNYLKLIARTQLDQKLQARTSASDVVQDTLLEAHRDFSKFRGSCPEEFLAWLRKILVNNLGHIIQRHVLAEKRDIRREISLDDVGATLERSTARLVAIIADPGLTPSTDAQNHEASLLLADELAELPDDYREVILLRHIEGLAFPEVAARMERSAGAVRMLWMRAIAQLRVRLESRGVL from the coding sequence ATGAGCAATCTCATCACCAGTGAAGCGAATCAACTGCTCGCCGGAGCACAGAACGGCCAGGGCGATTGCCTGGGCCGGTTACTGCAACTGTATTTGAACTATCTGAAATTGATCGCGCGAACGCAGCTCGATCAAAAGCTACAAGCCAGGACCAGCGCGTCGGATGTCGTCCAGGACACGCTGTTGGAAGCCCATCGGGATTTCTCGAAATTCCGCGGCAGCTGCCCGGAGGAGTTTCTCGCTTGGCTGCGAAAGATCTTGGTCAACAACCTCGGACACATCATCCAACGACACGTGTTGGCTGAAAAACGCGACATTCGCCGCGAAATTTCGCTCGATGACGTCGGTGCCACCCTGGAGCGGTCGACGGCGCGGCTGGTCGCCATCATTGCCGATCCGGGACTAACGCCCAGCACCGACGCGCAGAACCATGAAGCCAGCCTGCTGTTGGCCGATGAACTCGCAGAACTGCCCGACGACTACCGCGAGGTGATTCTGTTGCGGCATATCGAAGGGCTGGCCTTCCCCGAGGTCGCCGCGCGGATGGAGCGATCCGCCGGTGCCGTGCGGATGCTTTGGATGCGGGCGATCGCCCAGCTGCGCGTCCGGCTCGAATCGCGAGGCGTGCTATGA
- a CDS encoding serine/threonine-protein kinase, translated as MNHIVRTHQSSGNPDGVHDDLAVDAGNAVAATLAANPLDALTPEQQERLSEILESYLDELEQGRPCDPDALIQDHPELAEPLRWYLRGLDFVHHATAELGPKDRSDDTDDANENELGDFEILREVGRGGMGVVYEARQKSLGRRVALKVLPFAAVLDRRQIIRFKNEAQAAAQLHHPHIVPVHSVGCDRGVHYYSMQFIDGQPLDKAISQLRAISQQRQSRDARRDDDANASSSTVPIGVFSTLRSIRSHGHMTAAAELIRQAATAIEHAHEFGVVHRDIKPSNLLIDQQGKLWVTDFGLARCQNSITITMTGDLLGTIRYMSPEAAAGRGSLVDHISDVYSLGVTLYELLTLEPPHNATDRVTMLDQIQRQHPERPRRLNPSIPIDLETIVLKAIQKPRDDRYQSAAAMADDLARFLAGKPPLAKRPTVIDHVSQWATHHRTLVASIVAVLTLTTLTAGSAAMLLSKEKSRTEAALQTAESNFQQSQLNLQKAIDVVDRFGMRLATKLAAVPGTETVRQSIMQETLADYQSFAEQMDGDASMRFALALCNTQMASMHRQLGRFSEAVTCYQTAIQLYQELLQSDEQESAPNHARIGHDLAVCHNNLGELAFQQGDFPKAEREYQRAHQIIDGLDTADQDDLKVKHLRIASLVNVGNLERAAGNTLQSRRTYEKAINMQSELIEIDPDNAEYQRELAVSYAQLSFLFASNDLDAADRYNQLAIALHKKLAEQRPYDLAALSELATCYNHRGAIFNRRGRTDEALKAYQEAIDVQQVLVMRAPTSSRFKEQLAVAHNNLGQVVLSSEAASTDAISHFKKAESLLNELVSTSPLSPHYRAQLGGVLSNLAPLLENSDSQAARKYYDDAIEHQGWAVERSPQVQDFRVWLSASYVKYGRFLRRQGQYDQAGEVALRRRELWSDDPNHLYRVTLELAEAAVGDGESSLSPRHRWIDETVQTWQLAVAAGLDDLESKRKDPTLQKVMRFADQFTSVEPSQ; from the coding sequence ATGAACCATATCGTTCGCACCCATCAATCGAGCGGGAACCCTGACGGCGTACACGACGATCTGGCGGTCGACGCGGGCAATGCCGTGGCGGCAACACTGGCGGCCAATCCGCTCGATGCCCTCACGCCGGAGCAACAAGAGCGGCTGTCGGAAATTCTCGAATCCTACCTGGACGAGTTGGAACAAGGCCGCCCCTGCGATCCGGACGCGTTGATTCAGGACCATCCCGAATTGGCCGAGCCGCTGCGTTGGTACTTGCGCGGGCTGGACTTTGTGCATCACGCCACCGCGGAACTGGGGCCGAAAGACCGGTCGGACGACACGGACGACGCAAATGAAAACGAACTCGGCGATTTCGAAATCCTTCGCGAAGTCGGCCGCGGCGGCATGGGCGTGGTTTATGAAGCGCGGCAGAAGTCGCTCGGTCGGCGGGTCGCGTTGAAAGTGTTGCCCTTCGCCGCCGTCCTGGACCGACGCCAGATCATTCGCTTCAAAAACGAAGCGCAAGCCGCCGCCCAACTGCACCACCCCCACATCGTCCCCGTTCATTCGGTCGGATGCGATCGCGGTGTCCACTACTACAGCATGCAGTTCATCGATGGCCAGCCGCTGGACAAGGCGATTAGCCAACTCAGGGCGATCAGCCAACAGAGGCAGTCGCGCGACGCCCGCCGCGACGACGACGCCAATGCATCCAGCAGCACGGTACCGATCGGTGTCTTTTCGACACTCCGCAGCATTCGGTCCCACGGTCACATGACCGCTGCCGCCGAATTGATCCGCCAAGCGGCCACGGCAATCGAACATGCCCATGAATTCGGCGTCGTTCACCGCGACATCAAACCGTCCAATTTGTTGATCGACCAACAAGGAAAACTGTGGGTGACCGACTTCGGGCTCGCACGTTGCCAAAACAGCATCACCATCACGATGACGGGGGATCTGTTGGGGACGATTCGCTACATGAGTCCCGAGGCGGCGGCCGGACGCGGCAGCCTGGTCGACCACATCAGCGACGTCTATTCCCTCGGCGTCACCCTGTACGAACTATTGACCTTGGAACCACCCCACAACGCCACCGATCGTGTGACGATGCTCGATCAAATCCAACGCCAACATCCCGAACGTCCCAGGCGGCTGAATCCGTCGATCCCGATTGACTTGGAAACGATCGTGCTGAAAGCGATCCAAAAACCTCGCGACGATCGCTATCAATCGGCCGCCGCCATGGCCGACGACCTGGCCCGGTTCCTGGCCGGTAAACCGCCGCTTGCCAAACGCCCCACCGTCATCGACCACGTCTCGCAATGGGCCACCCACCACCGCACGCTGGTCGCGTCGATCGTCGCGGTGCTGACGCTGACCACCTTGACCGCCGGCAGTGCCGCGATGTTGCTGTCCAAAGAGAAAAGCCGAACGGAAGCGGCGCTTCAGACCGCCGAATCGAACTTCCAGCAGTCTCAGCTGAATCTGCAAAAGGCGATCGATGTCGTCGACCGTTTCGGAATGCGACTGGCCACCAAGCTGGCCGCCGTCCCAGGGACCGAGACGGTTCGCCAATCGATCATGCAAGAAACCTTGGCTGACTACCAATCGTTCGCCGAGCAGATGGACGGCGACGCGTCGATGCGATTCGCCCTGGCACTGTGCAACACCCAAATGGCGTCGATGCATCGTCAACTGGGGCGGTTTTCCGAGGCGGTCACCTGCTACCAAACCGCGATCCAGCTTTACCAAGAATTACTGCAAAGTGACGAACAAGAAAGCGCCCCCAATCACGCCCGGATCGGCCATGATCTTGCGGTCTGTCACAACAACCTCGGCGAACTCGCGTTCCAGCAAGGCGACTTTCCCAAAGCGGAACGGGAATACCAACGGGCACACCAGATCATCGACGGACTGGACACCGCCGACCAAGACGATTTGAAGGTCAAGCATTTGCGGATCGCCTCTTTGGTCAATGTCGGCAACCTGGAACGCGCCGCCGGAAACACGTTGCAGTCACGCCGGACGTACGAAAAAGCCATCAACATGCAATCGGAACTGATCGAAATCGATCCCGACAATGCGGAATACCAACGCGAATTGGCCGTTTCCTATGCGCAGTTGTCGTTCCTGTTTGCCAGCAATGATTTGGATGCCGCCGACCGCTACAACCAACTGGCGATCGCCCTGCACAAGAAACTGGCCGAGCAGCGGCCCTATGATTTGGCGGCGCTGTCCGAATTGGCCACCTGTTACAACCACCGTGGTGCGATCTTCAACCGCCGCGGTCGGACCGACGAGGCGCTCAAGGCCTATCAGGAAGCCATCGATGTCCAACAGGTGCTGGTCATGCGTGCGCCAACGTCCAGTCGCTTCAAGGAACAGTTGGCGGTCGCCCACAACAATCTGGGCCAAGTCGTGTTGTCGTCCGAGGCGGCGTCGACCGACGCGATCTCGCATTTCAAAAAGGCGGAATCCTTGTTGAACGAGCTGGTCAGCACGTCTCCCTTGTCCCCGCATTACCGAGCCCAGCTCGGGGGCGTGCTGTCGAATCTGGCACCACTTTTGGAGAATTCTGATTCCCAGGCGGCGCGAAAATACTACGATGATGCAATCGAGCACCAAGGTTGGGCCGTGGAGCGTTCGCCACAAGTTCAAGACTTCCGGGTCTGGCTGAGCGCCAGCTACGTGAAGTACGGACGGTTCTTGAGACGCCAAGGACAATACGATCAGGCGGGCGAGGTCGCACTCCGGCGGCGCGAACTTTGGAGCGATGATCCGAATCATTTGTATCGAGTCACGCTGGAGCTTGCCGAAGCTGCCGTCGGCGACGGTGAATCATCGCTGTCGCCACGTCACCGTTGGATCGACGAAACGGTGCAAACGTGGCAGCTGGCCGTCGCGGCGGGACTTGATGATCTCGAATCAAAACGAAAGGATCCGACCTTACAAAAGGTCATGCGGTTTGCCGATCAATTCACATCTGTCGAACCATCCCAATGA
- a CDS encoding phosphatase PAP2 family protein, whose translation MRSAAPLDEPSRDDEPPRSSAESCSDSQALTSSQAPAVRLVYPQTEASKDAFRVNALLWFAGMLLLSVPMVTLMDISVARWFAGDPLPREFRSGLELMQIFSHGSGIFLVLFGIFLMAPHCRWHLPRLATLALGAGAIATLAKMFVLRPRPTGLNLDVASIDSAWLWAFDWTLSQVATFDASTRAFPSGNVATATALTVGLWIVLPRGRWLFAAICLGTGLQRLASIAHFPSDILGGAAFGLIWAYVCLHPRLLGNLFDKMQPESEPRRRRRQRNNDDADTTTTGLGKVAA comes from the coding sequence ATGCGATCTGCAGCACCACTCGACGAGCCTTCTCGCGACGACGAACCGCCGCGATCGTCAGCGGAGTCGTGTTCGGATTCTCAGGCCCTCACCTCCTCCCAAGCCCCGGCGGTGCGATTGGTCTATCCACAGACCGAAGCGTCCAAAGACGCCTTTCGCGTCAACGCGCTGCTGTGGTTTGCCGGGATGTTGTTGCTGTCGGTGCCGATGGTCACGCTGATGGACATCTCCGTGGCACGATGGTTTGCCGGAGATCCGTTACCGAGGGAGTTTCGCAGCGGCTTGGAGTTGATGCAGATCTTCTCGCACGGCAGCGGGATCTTCTTGGTGCTGTTCGGGATCTTTTTGATGGCTCCACATTGTCGCTGGCACTTGCCTCGACTGGCCACGCTGGCACTCGGTGCCGGAGCGATCGCGACGTTGGCCAAGATGTTTGTGTTGCGACCGCGCCCGACGGGGTTGAACTTGGACGTCGCGTCGATCGACTCAGCCTGGCTGTGGGCGTTCGATTGGACGCTCTCTCAAGTCGCCACCTTTGACGCCAGCACACGTGCCTTTCCCAGCGGCAATGTGGCGACGGCGACGGCGCTCACCGTGGGGTTGTGGATCGTCTTGCCCCGTGGGCGTTGGTTATTCGCGGCGATCTGCTTGGGCACCGGTCTACAACGACTGGCCAGCATCGCCCACTTTCCAAGCGATATTCTCGGCGGCGCCGCATTCGGCCTGATCTGGGCCTACGTCTGTTTGCACCCCCGATTGCTGGGCAATCTGTTTGACAAGATGCAACCCGAATCGGAACCACGTCGACGACGACGTCAACGGAACAACGACGACGCAGACACGACCACCACCGGTCTGGGCAAGGTTGCCGCTTAA